In one Vulgatibacter incomptus genomic region, the following are encoded:
- the pgeF gene encoding peptidoglycan editing factor PgeF: protein MTTPDELEILRSERFAAAGIAHGFSTRGGGVSTGPLASLNLGGSVGDDPGAVEENHRRLARAAGFERGAFRSAVQVHGSRVLVLGADAPIPPGEEADAILAAAPGLAVAIRTADCVPILLADPRTGRVAAVHAGWRGTEAGIAAEAVRALAELGSAPSELIAAIGPAIGPCCYEVSSELADRFVRLAGPEVVEGRRLDLILINRLQLRAAGIPEASIEQVGGCTSCDDSRFFSHRRDAGRTGRHLSFVFSG, encoded by the coding sequence ATGACGACTCCAGACGAGCTCGAGATCCTCCGGAGCGAGCGCTTCGCGGCGGCTGGCATCGCCCACGGCTTCTCGACCCGCGGCGGCGGCGTGTCGACCGGCCCGCTCGCGTCGCTCAACCTCGGCGGATCCGTCGGGGACGATCCCGGCGCAGTCGAGGAGAACCACCGGCGGCTCGCCCGGGCGGCGGGCTTCGAGCGCGGCGCCTTCCGCTCCGCGGTCCAGGTCCACGGCAGCCGCGTGCTCGTCCTCGGCGCCGACGCGCCGATTCCGCCGGGCGAGGAGGCCGACGCGATCCTCGCGGCGGCGCCGGGGCTGGCGGTCGCGATCCGCACGGCGGACTGCGTCCCGATCCTCCTCGCCGATCCCCGAACCGGTCGCGTGGCTGCCGTCCACGCGGGTTGGCGGGGCACCGAGGCCGGAATCGCCGCCGAGGCGGTCCGGGCCCTCGCGGAGCTGGGGAGCGCTCCCTCCGAACTGATCGCGGCGATCGGCCCGGCGATCGGCCCCTGCTGCTACGAGGTCTCGTCGGAGCTTGCAGACCGCTTCGTGCGTCTGGCGGGACCGGAGGTGGTGGAGGGCAGGCGGCTCGACTTGATCCTGATCAACCGCCTCCAGCTCCGAGCTGCGGGGATCCCCGAGGCCTCGATCGAGCAGGTCGGAGGGTGCACCTCCTGCGACGACTCGCGGTTCTTCAGCCACCGGCGTGACGCCGGCCGCACCGGCCGCCACCTCTCCTTCGTCTTCTCGGGGTAG